In a genomic window of Paroedura picta isolate Pp20150507F chromosome 14, Ppicta_v3.0, whole genome shotgun sequence:
- the LOC143823950 gene encoding 3-oxo-5-alpha-steroid 4-dehydrogenase 1-like isoform X2 has product MWSAAFWRRLSGPEEQRALELLSYGLAGCMVAAAVLGRTFPVPYGRYAEALGGGTVPARLAWVLQEAPSFLLPLLLVLRSEGAQLPRWPNRILLALFLAHYAYRAFIFPFLICGGKPTPIITCVLAFAFCSCNGYLQGRSLSNYAEYPAGWLKEPRFILGVTGWISGLLINVHSDHILINLRKPGETGYKIPTGGLFEYVSGANFFGEIIEWSGFALACCTVESAVFALSTFLILSTRAQQHHQWYLQKFENYPRSRKILVPLVY; this is encoded by the exons ATGTGGTCGGCGGCCTTTTGGCGGCGGCTGTCCGGGCCGGAGGAGCAGCGGGCGCTGGAGCTGCTGAGCTACGGGCTGGCGGGCTGCatggtggcggcggcggtgctGGGGCGCACCTTCCCCGTGCCCTACGGACGCTACGCGGAGGCGCTGGGCGGCGGGACGGTGCCGGCGCGGCTGGCCTGGGTGCTGCAAGAGGCGCCCTCTttcctgctgccgctgctgctcgtTCTCCGCAGCGAAGGCGCCCAGCTGCCCCGCTGGCCCAATCGCATCCTCCTGGCTCTCTTCCTCGCCCACTACGCTTACAG ggcattcatcttccctttcttaaTTTGTGGAGGAAAGCCTACACCGATCATCACTTGTGTCCTAGCCTTTGCCTTCTGCTCCTGTAATGGATACTTGCAAGGTCGGAGTCTCAGTAACTATGCAGAATACCCAGCAGGCTGGTTGAAAGAGCCACGTTTCATTCTAG GTGTCACAGGGTGGATCAGTGGGCTGCTGATTAATGTGCATTCAGATCACATTTTAATAAATCTCAGGAAACCAGGGGAGACAGGATATAAAATACCAACAG GAGGACTGTTTGAATATGTGAGTGGAGCAAACTTCTTTGGAGAGATTATCGAATGGTCTGGGTTTGCTCTCGCTTGTTGTACAGTGGAAAGTGCCGTTTTTGCCCTCAGCACATTTCTGATCTTGAGTACCAGAGCACAGCAGCATCACCA